The following proteins are encoded in a genomic region of Periophthalmus magnuspinnatus isolate fPerMag1 chromosome 21, fPerMag1.2.pri, whole genome shotgun sequence:
- the LOC117388862 gene encoding general transcription factor II-I repeat domain-containing protein 2-like: MAMINPRTERLEKENEKLKEDINHLKKAYLKEKKNVGLLKRIQDKVKEENPEQDVIFLHCIIHQESLCKSVLQFSHVTNPVVKLVNFIRARRLQHRQFIAFLEETDADHQDLLYHSRVRWLSLGKVFQRVWDLKEEIGAFLEFVGKSDEFPELSDQNWLCDFAFAVDVFSHLNELNVKLQGKDQFVHDMYKHVTAFKSKLALFSRQVANASFTHFTTLATQKEATQYAKKYSKSLEDLYKEFSRRFSDFENIEKSLQLVSCPFSQNPETVPPEVQLELIDLQSDSTLKEKFSTLKLNDFYASLNEATFPNLRRTAQKMLTLFGSTYLCEQTFSVMNINKDRHRSRLTDQHLGSILRIATTKLTPDFDALAKQGDQQHCSH; the protein is encoded by the coding sequence GAAAAACGTTGGGCTGCTGAAAAGAATCCAGGATAAAGTAAAAGAGGAAAACCCTGAGCAGGATGTTATTTTCCTTCACTGTATCATCCATCAGGAATCACTGTGTAAATCTGTATTGCAGTTTAGTCATGTCACTAATCCAGTCGTAAAACTTGTTAACTTTATACGCGCAAGGAGACTCCAGCATCGTCAATTCATCGCTTTCCTGGAGGAAACTGATGCAGATCATCAGGACTTACTTTACCACTCTCGTGTTCGTTGGTTAAGTTTGGGCAAAGTGTTTCAACGCGTGTGGGACCTGAAAGAGGAAATCGGCGCATTTTTGGAGTTCGTGGGGAAATCTGACGAATTTCCTGAGCTAAGCGACCAGAACTGGCTTTGTGATTTTGCGTTTGCCGTGGACGTATTTTCACACTTGAATGAGCTGAATGTGAAACTGCAGGGGAAAGATCAGTTTGTGCACGACATGTACAAACATGTTACAGCCTTCAAATCTAAGCTAGCTTTATTTTCCAGACAAGTTGCAAACGCATCTTTCACTCATTTCACCACACTTGCCACACAGAAAGAGGCGACGCAATACGCAAAGAAATACAGCAAATCACTTGAGGACCTGTACAAAGAATTCAGTCGCCGGTTCTCTGATTTTGAAAACATTGAAAAGTCGCTTCAGCTGGTGTCCTGTCCGTTCTCGCAAAATCCTGAAACAGTACCACCAGAGGTGCAATTGGAATTGATTGATCTTCAGTCTGACTCCACCTTGAAGGAGAAATTCAGCACGCTTAAACTTAACGACTTTTATGCTTCACTGAACGAAGCCACGTTTCCAAACCTCCGGAGGACGGCCCAGAAGATGCTGACCTTGTTTGGTTCGACCTACTTATGTGAGCAAACATTCAGtgtcatgaacataaacaaagatCGTCACAGGTCCAGGTTAACTGACCAACACCTCGGATCTATCCTGAGAATCGCCACAACAAAACTTACTCCAGACTTTGATGCACTGGCAAAACAGGGAGATCAACAACACTGTTCCCACTGA